Proteins encoded together in one Gimesia sp. window:
- a CDS encoding DUF1257 domain-containing protein translates to MSHIVTIQTEVRDAEALGLACRRLELGEPIQETVPLFSGEATGYAVRLPDWRYPVVFDVEQGRVRYDNFEGRWGEPSHLNRLLQSYGVEKCRLEARRKGHSVLENQLSDGSIKLTIQIGEGQ, encoded by the coding sequence ATGTCACATATTGTCACCATCCAAACGGAAGTCCGCGACGCGGAAGCACTGGGCCTAGCCTGCCGTCGACTCGAGCTGGGAGAACCCATTCAAGAGACTGTCCCGCTGTTTAGCGGGGAAGCCACTGGCTACGCGGTCCGTCTCCCTGACTGGCGGTATCCTGTCGTCTTTGACGTCGAACAGGGCCGGGTCCGCTACGACAACTTTGAAGGCCGCTGGGGTGAGCCGTCTCACCTCAATCGGCTGCTTCAATCCTACGGCGTGGAAAAATGCCGCTTGGAAGCGCGCCGCAAGGGACATTCCGTCCTAGAAAACCAGCTCAGCGACGGTTCCATCAAACTCACCATTCAGATCGGAGAGGGCCAGTGA